A single region of the Enterococcus mundtii genome encodes:
- a CDS encoding lytic polysaccharide monooxygenase, with product MKKFSIMMFVGIVMLGLFGFGTSGYAHGYVTSPGSRAYFGTAAAGNLNQNVGRAQWEPQSIEAPKNTFIDGKIASAGVSGFEPLDEQTANRWHKSVINAGPLNITWNLTAQHRTSTWDYYITKPGWNQNQPLKFSDFELITKIDDKATVPPKTVNQTITVPQDRKGYNVILAVWNISDTTNAFYQVIDVNVQ from the coding sequence ATGAAAAAGTTTAGTATTATGATGTTCGTAGGAATTGTTATGTTAGGTTTGTTTGGTTTTGGTACATCTGGTTATGCACATGGTTATGTAACATCTCCAGGGAGTCGTGCCTATTTCGGTACAGCAGCTGCAGGTAATTTGAATCAAAACGTTGGGCGCGCACAATGGGAACCACAAAGTATTGAAGCGCCTAAAAATACATTTATTGATGGAAAAATCGCAAGTGCAGGTGTTAGTGGGTTTGAACCATTAGATGAACAGACAGCAAATCGTTGGCATAAAAGTGTAATTAATGCTGGTCCTTTGAATATCACTTGGAACTTAACTGCACAACATCGTACAAGTACTTGGGATTACTATATTACAAAACCAGGTTGGAACCAAAATCAACCTTTGAAATTCAGCGATTTTGAATTGATTACAAAAATCGATGATAAAGCAACAGTTCCGCCAAAAACAGTAAATCAAACAATTACTGTTCCTCAGGATAGAAAAGGCTACAACGTGATTTTAGCTGTTTGGAATATTTCAGATACAACAAATGCGTTCTATCAAGTAATTGATGTCAATGTTCAATAG
- a CDS encoding YcjF family protein, with translation MKKFLRKKKKNKESIEDTVIENEETKVEETLEQTPEEQKEFASFFAETMKRLPQKTTAAILRNFDSSKSKAEQTLAKSKTQFDRLFEEFLKGVDEPLRRKCHATIHAASLTAAIIGCSPIPFSDAFLLVPVQLTMMGRLHKLFGQSWSESLGKSVSKELIVVSLGRSAVGNIIKIIPAVGTVAGAAINATVASTITESLGWITVKMLNDGEDIFDDVMSFKGQVQTLFTLLKRKKQMK, from the coding sequence ATGAAAAAATTTTTACGGAAAAAAAAGAAAAACAAAGAATCGATTGAAGATACTGTAATCGAAAACGAAGAAACAAAAGTAGAAGAAACATTGGAGCAAACACCTGAGGAACAAAAGGAATTTGCTTCCTTTTTCGCTGAAACAATGAAAAGACTTCCTCAAAAAACAACCGCAGCTATTTTACGAAATTTTGATTCGTCAAAAAGCAAAGCGGAACAAACATTAGCAAAGAGTAAAACACAATTCGATCGTTTATTTGAAGAATTCTTAAAAGGGGTAGATGAACCCTTACGTAGAAAATGCCATGCAACGATTCATGCGGCCTCTTTGACAGCGGCGATCATCGGTTGTTCACCGATCCCTTTTTCAGATGCTTTTTTACTTGTACCAGTTCAGCTAACGATGATGGGACGTCTCCACAAGTTATTTGGACAATCATGGTCTGAATCATTAGGTAAAAGTGTCTCAAAAGAGTTGATCGTTGTTAGTTTAGGTAGAAGTGCAGTAGGGAATATCATTAAGATCATTCCGGCAGTAGGTACAGTGGCTGGTGCAGCGATCAACGCAACAGTCGCTAGTACGATCACCGAATCATTAGGCTGGATCACAGTAAAAATGTTGAATGATGGCGAAGATATTTTTGATGATGTCATGTCTTTCAAAGGGCAAGTTCAAACACTTTTTACTTTATTGAAACGAAAAAAACAAATGAAATAA
- the rlmD gene encoding 23S rRNA (uracil(1939)-C(5))-methyltransferase RlmD, with amino-acid sequence MPEAIVKNGQTITLKIKRLGINGEGIGYFKRMIVFVPYALPKEEVLVKITKATPRYAEGQLVKVKKTSSDRVTAPCPVYYECGGCQLQHLAYHAQLDFKKDLLLQALEKFKPAGYREYPLLPTIGMEDPWRYRNKAQFQLRKNKQTDKIEAGLYQANSHDLVAITDCLVQEPATQKVMNTVVDLLNKYDLPIYDERADSGIFRTIMVRVGIQTGELQVVFITRSQKFPQKNALIREINQQLPEVVSIMQNVQPLKTSLVMGDETKHLWGKEAIEERINEVTFDLSPRAFFQLNPQQTEVLYGEGIKALAIQPEETIVDAYCGVGTIGLSVANKAKEVRGMDTIPQAISDAQKNAQRLGYENTRYEVGTAEELLPKWLNKGFRPDGIIVDPPRTGLDEQLIQAILKNPPQKLVYISCNVSTLARDLVQLAKVFHVEYLQSVDMFPQTARCEVVVKLTKK; translated from the coding sequence ATGCCAGAAGCAATTGTTAAAAACGGCCAAACGATCACATTAAAAATCAAACGTTTAGGGATCAACGGAGAAGGAATCGGCTACTTTAAACGCATGATCGTCTTTGTTCCGTATGCCCTTCCTAAAGAAGAAGTCCTAGTGAAGATCACCAAAGCGACCCCTCGCTATGCCGAAGGACAACTCGTTAAAGTCAAAAAAACAAGTAGTGACCGTGTGACTGCTCCATGTCCAGTCTACTATGAATGTGGTGGTTGCCAATTGCAACATTTAGCGTACCATGCACAACTCGATTTCAAAAAAGATTTGCTTTTGCAGGCTTTAGAAAAATTCAAACCCGCCGGTTATCGTGAGTATCCACTTTTACCAACGATTGGAATGGAGGATCCATGGCGTTACCGGAACAAAGCGCAATTTCAATTGAGAAAAAATAAACAGACAGACAAAATCGAAGCTGGACTCTATCAAGCCAATTCTCATGACTTAGTGGCAATTACTGATTGTTTAGTGCAAGAGCCTGCGACACAAAAAGTGATGAATACAGTCGTCGATTTATTGAATAAATATGATTTACCGATTTATGATGAACGTGCGGATAGCGGAATTTTCCGCACGATCATGGTTCGAGTGGGTATACAGACAGGTGAGCTACAAGTTGTCTTTATCACCAGGAGTCAAAAATTCCCACAAAAAAATGCCCTGATTCGTGAGATCAATCAGCAACTCCCTGAAGTCGTTTCGATCATGCAAAACGTGCAACCTTTAAAAACCTCCCTCGTGATGGGTGACGAAACAAAACACCTTTGGGGAAAAGAAGCTATTGAGGAACGGATCAATGAAGTAACTTTTGATCTTTCACCTCGTGCCTTTTTCCAGTTGAATCCTCAACAAACAGAAGTCTTATACGGTGAGGGAATCAAAGCTTTAGCCATCCAACCAGAAGAAACGATCGTAGATGCTTATTGTGGTGTTGGGACAATTGGTTTGAGTGTGGCAAACAAAGCAAAAGAAGTACGCGGAATGGATACCATCCCCCAAGCCATTTCAGATGCACAGAAAAACGCACAACGATTAGGCTATGAGAATACTCGTTATGAAGTGGGTACGGCAGAAGAGCTATTACCAAAGTGGTTGAATAAAGGCTTTCGTCCGGATGGGATCATTGTTGATCCGCCACGTACTGGTTTGGATGAGCAGTTGATCCAAGCAATTTTAAAAAACCCACCGCAAAAATTAGTTTATATTTCTTGCAATGTTTCGACTTTAGCAAGGGACCTCGTCCAATTAGCGAAAGTATTTCACGTCGAGTATCTACAGTCTGTCGACATGTTCCCTCAGACAGCACGTTGTGAAGTCGTCGTGAAATTAACAAAAAAATAA
- the recX gene encoding recombination regulator RecX codes for MLSIARISKGKGPFYQIDLSDGETLQVSEDILVRYRLLKGQELTEDKLAEIKKSTGYDFGLQQALNYLSYQLRTEKEIRIYLKDKEIGQEDRHKIVEKLKELGLVDDLTFGESYVRTNMRLSDKGPKKLAQQMQQKGLSPEVIEQSLSQYPFEEQVENARQTAEKTYEKNRAKSQKDLLRNIQQKLMTKGFTNDVIQEAMQTLPQETDPEVEYELLVQQGEKIWRKNSRFEPQKRKMKVKQSLYQKGFDFEMIQRFILEKEEEASE; via the coding sequence TTGCTTTCTATTGCAAGAATCAGTAAAGGCAAGGGGCCTTTTTATCAGATCGATCTATCAGATGGCGAAACACTACAAGTATCAGAAGATATTTTAGTACGCTATCGTTTATTAAAAGGACAAGAATTGACAGAAGATAAATTAGCTGAAATCAAAAAAAGTACAGGTTATGATTTTGGTTTACAACAAGCATTAAATTATTTGAGTTACCAATTACGAACGGAAAAAGAAATTCGGATCTATTTAAAAGATAAAGAGATCGGACAAGAAGACCGTCATAAAATCGTTGAAAAACTAAAAGAATTAGGTCTTGTTGACGATTTGACGTTTGGTGAAAGTTACGTCCGAACGAATATGCGTTTGAGTGACAAGGGACCAAAAAAATTAGCACAACAAATGCAACAAAAAGGGCTATCACCAGAAGTGATCGAGCAGTCTTTAAGCCAGTACCCATTTGAAGAGCAAGTAGAAAATGCACGGCAAACAGCGGAAAAGACTTACGAAAAAAATCGTGCCAAAAGTCAAAAGGATCTATTACGGAATATCCAACAGAAATTGATGACAAAAGGATTTACCAATGATGTGATCCAAGAAGCGATGCAAACCTTACCTCAAGAAACTGATCCAGAAGTTGAATATGAGCTTTTAGTACAACAAGGAGAGAAGATCTGGCGTAAGAATAGTCGCTTTGAACCTCAAAAGAGAAAGATGAAAGTAAAGCAGAGTCTCTATCAAAAAGGCTTTGATTTTGAGATGATCCAGCGCTTTATTTTAGAAAAGGAAGAAGAAGCAAGTGAGTAG
- the mutY gene encoding A/G-specific adenine glycosylase, which translates to MSREWENWSLEKTKEFQERFIEWYELEKRNLPWRYNQDPYRIWISEIMLQQTRVDTVIDYFYRFMEWFPTIEALAQAPEEKLLKAWEGLGYYSRARNIQAAAKQIMEDFDGKMPRTPEEISTLKGIGPYTTGAIASIAFGLPEPAIDGNVMRVVSRLFCIEEDIAKASSRKVFDQAMRKIIDEEHPGEFNQALMDLGSAICTPTSPKCEECPIQAFCLAKEKGIQTAYPVKTKKAKPRDVYYVCAAIENAEGAFYFEQRDQQKLLADMWTFPMVEVTKEVYEKLEADWQPKNEISLFDEVLVAEEGASVLPFAHADKIVWQKRHLGEVTHIFSHLKWHVLLFYGRLPKTEKDLSETGKQTQWLIPEAFEQVVFPKVQMKLVEQLDKNRNNSNPF; encoded by the coding sequence GTGAGTAGAGAATGGGAAAACTGGTCCTTAGAAAAAACAAAAGAATTTCAAGAACGTTTTATTGAATGGTATGAGCTTGAAAAGAGAAATCTCCCTTGGCGTTACAATCAAGACCCTTATCGTATTTGGATATCAGAAATCATGTTGCAACAAACCAGAGTCGATACAGTCATTGATTATTTTTATCGCTTTATGGAGTGGTTCCCAACCATCGAAGCGTTGGCGCAAGCACCCGAAGAAAAACTGTTGAAAGCTTGGGAAGGCTTAGGTTACTACTCACGGGCCAGAAATATTCAAGCTGCTGCAAAACAAATCATGGAAGATTTTGACGGAAAGATGCCACGAACACCGGAAGAAATCAGTACATTAAAAGGGATCGGTCCTTATACGACAGGGGCAATCGCAAGTATTGCTTTTGGGCTACCTGAACCAGCGATCGATGGAAATGTCATGCGTGTGGTTAGTCGGCTGTTCTGTATTGAAGAAGATATTGCGAAAGCATCGAGTCGCAAAGTGTTTGATCAAGCCATGCGGAAAATCATTGACGAAGAGCATCCGGGTGAGTTCAATCAAGCATTGATGGATCTTGGCTCAGCAATCTGCACGCCGACCTCGCCTAAATGTGAGGAATGCCCAATCCAAGCATTTTGTTTAGCAAAAGAAAAAGGGATCCAAACCGCCTATCCTGTCAAAACAAAAAAAGCAAAGCCGCGAGATGTTTATTATGTTTGTGCAGCGATTGAAAACGCAGAAGGTGCATTTTATTTTGAACAACGAGATCAACAAAAATTACTGGCTGATATGTGGACATTTCCGATGGTAGAAGTAACGAAAGAGGTATACGAAAAACTAGAAGCAGACTGGCAACCTAAGAACGAAATCAGTTTGTTCGATGAGGTTTTAGTCGCTGAAGAAGGTGCTTCAGTATTGCCTTTTGCTCATGCGGACAAAATCGTATGGCAAAAAAGGCATCTAGGGGAAGTGACGCATATCTTCAGTCATTTGAAATGGCATGTTTTATTGTTTTATGGTCGGTTGCCTAAGACTGAAAAAGACCTATCTGAGACTGGCAAACAGACGCAGTGGCTGATACCAGAAGCATTTGAACAAGTGGTTTTCCCAAAAGTACAAATGAAGCTAGTCGAGCAGTTGGATAAAAATCGAAACAATAGTAATCCTTTCTAG
- a CDS encoding DUF402 domain-containing protein — protein sequence MGVPKEGEFVTIQSYKHDGKLHRTWRDTMVLKTSEHSMIGVNDHTLVTESDGRRWVTREPAIVYFHKKYWFNVIAMIREKGVSYYCNLASPFLLDDEALKYIDYDLDIKVFPDGEKRLLDVDEYEMHSQMMNYPSDIDFILKENVKILVDWINNGDGPFSEGYIDIWYDRYKQLSQK from the coding sequence ATGGGAGTTCCAAAAGAAGGAGAGTTTGTAACGATCCAAAGTTATAAACACGACGGCAAATTGCATCGAACGTGGCGCGATACCATGGTATTGAAAACAAGCGAACATTCAATGATCGGTGTCAATGATCATACTCTTGTAACAGAGTCTGATGGACGACGTTGGGTGACGCGAGAACCAGCGATTGTATACTTTCACAAAAAATACTGGTTCAATGTAATAGCAATGATCAGAGAAAAGGGGGTTTCCTATTATTGTAATCTGGCTTCACCTTTTTTATTAGATGATGAAGCATTAAAATATATTGATTATGACTTAGATATCAAGGTTTTTCCTGATGGCGAGAAGCGCTTGTTAGATGTCGATGAATATGAAATGCACAGTCAAATGATGAATTATCCAAGTGATATTGACTTCATTTTAAAAGAAAACGTGAAGATTTTGGTTGACTGGATCAATAATGGAGATGGCCCATTCTCAGAAGGCTATATTGATATTTGGTATGACCGTTACAAGCAATTGTCGCAAAAGTAA
- a CDS encoding GNAT family N-acetyltransferase: protein MKVVHTKDTMSPIYLDAVRIRNQVFVVEQGVPFEREIDQDEAHCIHFVLYTDAQEAQGTVRLLPLENGQIKVQRMAILAEYRQQGLGQVLLREAEAFAKKQGFDTIKLGAQLTAIPFYEKLDYQAYGEVFEDAGIQHLNMKKNL from the coding sequence ATGAAAGTAGTTCATACAAAAGATACGATGAGTCCGATCTATCTCGATGCTGTACGTATCAGAAACCAAGTCTTCGTTGTCGAGCAAGGTGTTCCCTTTGAGAGAGAAATCGATCAGGATGAAGCGCATTGTATCCATTTCGTCCTTTATACAGATGCACAGGAGGCGCAAGGTACTGTTCGTTTACTGCCACTCGAAAATGGCCAGATAAAAGTCCAACGTATGGCAATCCTTGCTGAATACCGTCAACAAGGTTTGGGGCAAGTCTTGCTAAGAGAAGCAGAGGCTTTTGCTAAAAAACAAGGATTTGATACGATAAAATTAGGCGCTCAACTGACTGCTATTCCTTTTTACGAGAAGCTTGATTATCAAGCCTACGGTGAAGTCTTCGAAGATGCGGGCATCCAACATCTCAACATGAAAAAAAACTTGTGA
- a CDS encoding AI-2E family transporter: MFDKLKQSKLMFWSFELLILATLILVSSKISFVFQPIGTFFSTLFAPVLIAGFLYYILNPIVGLLMKTKMKRIWAVAIVLLLLVAALVWILLSVIPSLVQQISSLASNTPNFIRQVETWLAEVAQWSVFKDVDINKYFEQLDISYGTIIQQFLSGLSNSLGSIVGTIASATIVIITAPFILFYMLKDGEKLVPNIKRFFPEKRREQIVELLGQLNKTLANYISGQAIECLFVGTFTFLGYFALGVDYAFLFGVIAGLTNLIPYLGPYLGLAPAFLVTVFNDPFKALLCCVVVLIVQQLDGNIIYPNVIGKSLKIHPLTIIIVLLVAGNIAGLLGIFLGVPFYAICKTIISYVVKIVKEDKQNENKKKIATTLES; the protein is encoded by the coding sequence TTGTTCGATAAGTTAAAACAATCAAAGTTGATGTTCTGGTCATTTGAATTGCTGATTTTAGCAACATTGATCTTAGTCTCCTCGAAAATCAGCTTTGTCTTCCAACCAATCGGGACATTCTTCTCCACATTATTTGCACCAGTTTTGATTGCTGGTTTTTTATATTATATTTTGAATCCAATCGTTGGATTATTGATGAAAACAAAAATGAAACGGATCTGGGCAGTAGCAATTGTACTGTTATTGTTAGTTGCCGCTCTGGTCTGGATCTTGTTAAGTGTCATCCCAAGTTTAGTCCAACAAATATCTTCCTTGGCCTCTAACACGCCGAACTTTATTCGCCAAGTAGAGACTTGGTTAGCAGAAGTTGCACAATGGTCCGTATTCAAAGATGTCGATATCAATAAATATTTTGAACAACTGGATATTTCATATGGCACGATCATCCAACAATTTCTGAGTGGCTTATCTAATAGCTTAGGTTCGATCGTTGGAACGATTGCTTCAGCGACCATCGTTATTATTACCGCGCCGTTTATCTTGTTTTACATGTTGAAAGATGGCGAAAAACTTGTACCGAACATCAAACGTTTCTTTCCAGAAAAACGAAGAGAACAAATCGTCGAGTTGTTAGGACAGTTGAATAAAACGTTAGCTAATTATATTAGTGGCCAAGCAATCGAATGCTTATTCGTTGGTACATTCACCTTTCTAGGTTACTTTGCTCTAGGCGTAGACTATGCCTTCCTTTTCGGAGTAATTGCTGGATTGACCAACCTCATTCCTTATTTAGGCCCATATTTAGGTTTAGCTCCTGCCTTTTTAGTGACAGTATTCAATGATCCATTCAAAGCATTGCTATGTTGTGTAGTCGTTTTGATCGTTCAGCAACTAGATGGAAATATCATTTATCCGAATGTCATTGGTAAATCATTGAAGATCCATCCACTAACGATCATTATCGTTTTACTTGTTGCGGGAAACATTGCCGGTTTACTAGGGATTTTTCTAGGTGTACCTTTTTATGCGATCTGCAAAACAATCATTTCTTATGTCGTCAAGATCGTAAAAGAAGATAAACAAAACGAGAACAAGAAAAAAATCGCGACGACTCTTGAATCTTAA
- a CDS encoding hemolysin family protein has protein sequence MNADPESQSLLAQILLLIILTLINAFLAASEIAVVSINKNRIEQKAEEGDVKSKKLLKILQNPNNFLSTIQVGITLVNILSGASLANTLSVRLAPLLGGGAAARSIANIIVLAILTYVSIVFGELYPKRIALNKSEEVANFTSGMIRMIGVVAKPFVWLLSASTSLLARITPMTFDDEDSKMTRDEMRYMLENEGVLNNEELEMLQGVFSLDTKVAREVMVPRTDAFMIDINDSIEENVNEVLSENYSRIPVYNEDKDKVVGILHTKNLLKAAHKFGFENLEIKKIMQEPLFVPETIFIDDLLYEMKKTQNQMAILLDEYGGVVGLVTLEDLLEEIVGEIDDESDEVENLYEQVGDYEYIIQGRMLIDEFNEAFESNLHMSDVDTMAGYLITALGMIPDEGEKLSFDVENITLISEEMEGSRVLKIRVIFHDPEEIEAEPEEERRYFKKDFEDDEPRR, from the coding sequence ATGAATGCTGACCCTGAGAGTCAGTCGCTGTTAGCGCAAATTTTATTATTGATCATTTTGACATTGATCAATGCTTTTTTAGCAGCTTCCGAAATTGCAGTTGTATCGATCAATAAAAATCGGATCGAACAAAAAGCGGAAGAAGGAGATGTTAAATCTAAAAAGCTTTTAAAAATATTGCAGAACCCAAATAACTTCCTATCAACTATCCAAGTAGGAATCACTTTGGTCAATATTTTATCTGGTGCATCTTTAGCTAATACTTTATCCGTAAGATTAGCCCCACTACTAGGTGGCGGTGCCGCAGCAAGAAGTATTGCAAATATTATCGTACTGGCTATTTTGACCTATGTTTCGATTGTTTTTGGAGAATTATACCCGAAAAGGATCGCTTTGAATAAATCAGAAGAGGTAGCGAATTTTACCTCAGGTATGATCCGAATGATCGGTGTCGTAGCGAAACCTTTCGTGTGGCTGTTATCTGCATCTACCAGCTTGCTGGCACGGATAACACCAATGACTTTTGACGATGAAGATTCAAAGATGACCCGCGACGAAATGCGGTATATGCTTGAAAACGAAGGGGTATTGAACAACGAAGAGTTGGAAATGCTTCAAGGTGTCTTTTCCTTAGACACAAAAGTTGCAAGGGAAGTAATGGTTCCTCGAACAGATGCTTTTATGATCGACATTAATGACTCCATTGAAGAAAATGTCAACGAAGTACTATCGGAGAATTACTCAAGGATTCCTGTTTATAATGAAGACAAAGATAAAGTTGTCGGAATCCTTCATACGAAAAATTTATTAAAAGCTGCCCATAAATTTGGGTTCGAAAACTTAGAGATCAAAAAAATCATGCAGGAACCACTTTTTGTTCCAGAAACGATTTTTATTGATGATCTATTGTATGAAATGAAAAAAACACAAAACCAAATGGCGATCCTATTAGATGAATATGGCGGAGTCGTAGGTTTAGTGACCTTGGAAGATCTACTTGAAGAAATCGTTGGAGAAATCGATGATGAATCAGATGAAGTAGAAAATCTCTACGAACAAGTCGGTGACTATGAATACATCATTCAAGGTCGAATGCTGATCGATGAATTCAATGAGGCGTTTGAAAGTAATCTCCACATGAGTGATGTGGATACGATGGCCGGCTACTTGATCACAGCTTTAGGCATGATTCCCGATGAAGGAGAAAAACTTTCATTTGATGTTGAAAACATTACCTTGATTTCTGAAGAAATGGAAGGTTCTAGAGTACTCAAAATTCGTGTGATCTTCCATGATCCAGAAGAAATAGAAGCTGAGCCTGAAGAAGAACGTCGCTATTTCAAAAAAGATTTTGAAGACGACGAACCACGAAGATAA
- a CDS encoding peptide chain release factor 3, translated as MNNPELKQQVDNRRTFAIISHPDAGKTTITEQLLLFGGAIRQAGTVKGKKTGNFAKSDWMEIEKQRGISVTSSVMQFDYHGKRVNILDTPGHEDFSEDTYRTLMAVDSAVMVIDSAKGIEAQTKKLFQVVKRRGIPIFTFINKLDRDGREPLDLLEELEELLDIESCPMNWPIGMGKGLEGLYDIHHNRVEFYRPENYQDERLAQLDEEGHLPEDHPLRNNSLYEQVLEEVELLKEAGDSFNEEKIARGEQTPVFFGSALTNFGVQTFLETFVDLAPSPYGHKTREEQVVSPYEQEFSGFVFKIQANMNPAHRDRIAFVRICSGTFERGMDVSLERTNKKLKLSNVTQFMADARENVENAVAGDIIGVYDTGNYQIGDTLYEGKLKVAYEELPSFTPELFMKVTAKNVMKQKSFHKGINQLVQEGAIQLYKTYVTEEYIIGAVGQLQFEVFQYRMLNEYNAEVIMSPMGNKIARWIEPEDLDEKMSSSRNILARDRFDQPLFLFENQFAERWFADKYPNVKLKSLM; from the coding sequence ATGAACAATCCAGAATTAAAACAGCAAGTGGACAATCGACGCACATTTGCGATCATTTCCCATCCGGATGCGGGAAAAACAACGATCACCGAACAACTGCTTTTATTCGGTGGTGCGATTCGCCAAGCAGGAACGGTCAAAGGAAAGAAAACAGGTAATTTTGCAAAATCTGACTGGATGGAAATCGAAAAACAACGTGGGATTTCTGTTACCAGTTCAGTGATGCAATTTGATTATCACGGAAAAAGAGTCAATATTCTAGACACCCCTGGGCATGAGGACTTTTCAGAAGATACGTATCGTACGTTGATGGCGGTCGATAGTGCGGTCATGGTCATCGATAGCGCAAAAGGGATTGAAGCGCAAACGAAAAAACTTTTCCAAGTAGTCAAAAGAAGAGGAATTCCTATTTTCACCTTCATCAATAAGTTGGACCGAGATGGTCGAGAACCGCTTGATCTATTAGAAGAATTAGAAGAGTTATTAGATATCGAATCTTGCCCAATGAATTGGCCGATCGGTATGGGGAAAGGATTGGAAGGATTATACGATATCCATCATAACCGAGTAGAATTTTATCGTCCTGAGAATTATCAAGATGAACGCTTGGCTCAATTAGATGAAGAGGGTCACTTACCGGAGGATCATCCACTAAGAAATAATTCATTGTACGAGCAAGTATTAGAAGAAGTAGAGCTGTTAAAAGAAGCCGGAGATTCCTTTAATGAAGAAAAAATTGCACGTGGGGAGCAGACGCCAGTATTTTTCGGTTCAGCTTTAACTAATTTTGGTGTTCAGACATTTTTAGAAACATTCGTTGATTTGGCGCCATCTCCTTATGGACATAAAACACGTGAAGAGCAAGTAGTCAGCCCGTATGAACAAGAGTTTTCTGGTTTTGTCTTTAAGATCCAAGCCAATATGAATCCAGCTCACCGAGATCGTATTGCATTTGTACGAATCTGTTCAGGTACATTTGAACGTGGAATGGACGTCTCATTAGAGCGGACGAACAAAAAATTGAAATTGAGTAATGTCACGCAGTTTATGGCAGATGCCAGAGAAAACGTTGAAAATGCTGTGGCAGGAGATATCATTGGTGTGTATGACACTGGAAATTATCAAATCGGTGACACATTATATGAAGGAAAACTAAAAGTAGCTTATGAAGAGTTACCTTCATTTACCCCTGAGCTTTTCATGAAAGTAACGGCTAAAAATGTGATGAAACAAAAATCATTCCACAAAGGAATCAATCAATTGGTACAAGAAGGTGCCATCCAATTATATAAAACCTATGTGACCGAAGAATACATCATCGGGGCAGTTGGACAATTGCAATTTGAAGTTTTCCAATATCGGATGTTGAACGAATACAATGCAGAAGTGATCATGTCGCCGATGGGGAACAAGATTGCCCGTTGGATCGAACCGGAAGATCTGGATGAGAAAATGAGTTCAAGCCGTAATATCTTAGCGAGAGATCGCTTTGATCAACCGCTATTCTTATTTGAGAATCAGTTTGCAGAGCGTTGGTTTGCTGACAAATATCCAAACGTAAAATTAAAAAGTTTGATGTAA
- a CDS encoding DUF1827 family protein yields MKLVNVTNSHSRLVLNQLENTDAHMVKVYTAGNTTVIYTEAPEHNEIVLMNENRNIQPKEIEEIQHYFLKKIHDALYHPEDIQVIELPGLVEISIPKRNLNAPIAM; encoded by the coding sequence ATGAAACTAGTTAATGTAACAAACAGCCATTCACGATTAGTTTTGAACCAATTAGAAAATACAGATGCACATATGGTCAAGGTGTATACCGCAGGAAATACAACTGTTATTTACACAGAAGCTCCTGAGCACAATGAAATCGTCCTGATGAATGAAAACCGCAATATCCAACCAAAGGAAATTGAAGAAATCCAACACTACTTCTTAAAAAAAATCCATGACGCTTTGTACCATCCTGAAGACATCCAAGTGATCGAGTTACCGGGCTTAGTAGAAATCTCTATTCCAAAAAGAAATTTAAATGCACCAATTGCTATGTAG